In one Sphingobacterium daejeonense genomic region, the following are encoded:
- a CDS encoding AAA family ATPase, with product MERNSIYSFSKELSIQRQDFFDQAKDFVTSGSFNSSSTIERYFKRSTRYPLAIRDGLSIAEDLSNTSKKRSEFAGLAEEIESDLLFGTVNVNKDGEVQFTSNKAKRLKIPIQLSASIVKTLSSLVFYLKHKAEQNDLIIIDEPELNLHPSNQVFFN from the coding sequence GTGGAACGAAATTCGATTTATAGTTTTTCCAAAGAACTCTCAATTCAAAGGCAAGATTTTTTCGATCAAGCAAAGGATTTTGTAACTTCAGGTTCCTTTAATTCTTCTTCAACAATCGAAAGGTATTTTAAAAGAAGTACGCGTTATCCATTAGCAATTAGAGATGGTTTATCAATTGCCGAAGATTTAAGTAATACATCCAAGAAAAGATCTGAATTTGCAGGATTGGCGGAAGAAATTGAATCTGATTTGTTATTTGGAACTGTTAATGTAAATAAGGATGGTGAAGTACAATTCACATCTAATAAAGCTAAAAGGCTAAAAATTCCTATTCAATTGTCTGCATCAATTGTTAAAACTTTATCTAGTCTAGTTTTTTATTTAAAACATAAAGCTGAACAAAATGATTTAATAATTATTGATGAGCCGGAACTCAATTTACATCCTTCAAATCAAGTATTTTTTAACTAG
- a CDS encoding S49 family peptidase yields the protein MQRRLEANWQQHLISAILRGQFMISPEFAFGLGPQLEGILKSTSLYENNIQILDKIDIMAYEDDEEHDAENIGDEGAKVIVLPVKGTMLKYGTLCSYGMIEIASYIKHFASKENVSAIVLDIDSGGGAVNAVPPLLEAIQFVKELGKPIVAHCDAACSAAYWTASACDHIFSNNDVSSVFGSVGVMLSFLDMVPFYEKQGAKFHEVYSELSDHKNLAFQNLLKGEYDQIRKEMLDPMAIKFQDTVKSNRLNLSLETSGILAGATFNGQRSVDLGLADRIGTLKDAIDYASVQSWGKNK from the coding sequence ATGCAAAGAAGATTAGAAGCCAATTGGCAGCAGCATCTTATTTCGGCAATCCTTAGAGGTCAGTTTATGATCAGTCCGGAATTTGCTTTTGGCTTAGGTCCGCAATTGGAGGGGATCCTTAAATCAACCAGCCTTTATGAGAACAATATCCAAATATTGGACAAAATCGACATCATGGCCTATGAAGATGATGAGGAACATGATGCAGAAAATATTGGTGATGAAGGCGCAAAGGTGATCGTTCTTCCGGTAAAAGGCACTATGCTCAAATATGGAACGCTCTGTTCATATGGAATGATTGAAATCGCTTCCTATATCAAACATTTTGCATCCAAAGAGAACGTATCCGCGATCGTGTTGGACATCGATTCAGGTGGAGGAGCAGTTAATGCCGTGCCCCCATTGTTGGAAGCTATTCAATTTGTTAAAGAATTGGGAAAACCTATCGTTGCCCACTGTGATGCAGCATGCTCTGCAGCTTATTGGACTGCCTCCGCTTGTGATCATATCTTTTCGAACAATGATGTTTCATCTGTTTTTGGATCCGTTGGAGTGATGCTTTCCTTTTTGGACATGGTTCCGTTCTATGAAAAGCAGGGCGCAAAATTTCATGAGGTCTATTCTGAACTGTCCGACCATAAAAATCTAGCATTTCAAAATTTGCTAAAGGGTGAATATGATCAGATCAGGAAAGAGATGCTTGATCCCATGGCCATCAAGTTCCAGGATACTGTGAAATCCAATCGTTTGAACCTTTCCCTGGAAACATCGGGCATCCTTGCAGGAGCAACTTTCAATGGGCAGAGATCAGTTGATCTGGGTCTTGCAGATAGGATCGGAACGCTGAAAGATGCAATCGATTATGCTTCAGTTCAATCTTGGGGCAAGAATAAATAA
- a CDS encoding AAA family ATPase produces MKIEIKNLGIIKSADVDLSNNLTVFTGPNNSGKTYLAYLIYAITKASYKPYDDSDFKLDFQNMIKNKSTIHRIDINRIKEYRKKHLSIINSDLDSLFGISNELSNNLFKDFYVNITETDDEFLKRVENLAITIKVSVGRNSYSIIKNENTLDISMVFEGDEFDSEELKYLDIIIHSKIYFYLAFSPFTNSYIFASGTKFDL; encoded by the coding sequence ATGAAAATTGAAATTAAGAATTTAGGTATAATTAAATCAGCTGATGTTGATTTATCTAATAATTTAACCGTTTTTACAGGTCCAAATAATTCTGGTAAAACCTATTTAGCTTATTTAATTTATGCTATAACAAAAGCAAGTTACAAACCATATGATGATTCTGACTTTAAGTTAGACTTTCAAAATATGATAAAAAATAAATCCACAATACATAGAATCGATATTAATAGAATTAAAGAGTATAGAAAAAAGCACTTATCAATAATAAACAGTGATTTAGATAGTTTGTTTGGAATTTCGAATGAATTATCTAACAATTTATTTAAAGATTTTTATGTCAATATAACTGAAACTGATGATGAATTTTTAAAAAGAGTAGAAAACCTTGCAATTACTATTAAAGTTTCCGTTGGAAGAAATAGTTATTCAATAATCAAAAATGAAAATACATTGGATATTTCAATGGTTTTTGAAGGTGACGAATTTGATTCAGAAGAATTAAAATATTTAGATATTATAATCCATTCAAAAATATATTTCTATTTAGCCTTTTCTCCATTTACAAATTCATATATTTTTGCCAGTGGAACGAAATTCGATTTATAG
- a CDS encoding primase-helicase family protein encodes MYAFGYMMHRYKSKSRPWIVFGMDESPQQEQGSFGGTGKSIFFEGLRAVKNMLQLDGKNAKLFEDNHVFEQVTTNTDVIYIDDASRTFPMERIFSLLTGGMVINPKGKTRTTLLPEDSPKFGMTTNFSPDDLGSSTMRRILFFGASNYYHVDKSGIFRENRQPIDEFGKEFWSAEYTAEEWNRDLNFMAQCCQLYLSWPTWIEAPMDNIMDRSLSHNMGFQFLTWAEVFFSSESNRLDCFVSLHYALEEYKADASIKNITSTGFNSKLKLFAQLKKWNLNPKSVQNNDGRVLKTWNELKYDGRNKEWVKSDRKKRNPCSICKLMIP; translated from the coding sequence ATGTATGCATTCGGATACATGATGCACAGGTACAAGTCCAAATCCAGGCCGTGGATCGTTTTCGGAATGGACGAGTCCCCTCAGCAGGAACAGGGTTCATTCGGGGGCACGGGGAAGTCCATATTCTTTGAGGGTCTGAGGGCAGTCAAGAATATGCTCCAGCTGGACGGTAAGAATGCCAAGCTTTTCGAGGACAACCACGTTTTCGAACAGGTAACGACCAATACCGACGTGATCTATATCGATGATGCTTCCAGGACATTTCCAATGGAGAGGATATTCTCTCTGTTGACCGGAGGCATGGTGATCAATCCGAAGGGAAAGACCCGTACAACGCTGCTTCCGGAAGATTCCCCGAAGTTCGGGATGACGACGAACTTTTCACCTGATGACCTAGGATCATCAACCATGAGGAGGATACTGTTCTTCGGTGCGTCGAACTACTACCATGTCGACAAGTCGGGCATTTTCCGGGAGAACCGCCAGCCGATCGATGAGTTCGGCAAGGAATTCTGGTCAGCGGAATATACAGCTGAAGAATGGAACCGGGACCTGAACTTCATGGCACAGTGCTGCCAGCTGTACCTTTCTTGGCCGACATGGATCGAGGCACCGATGGACAACATCATGGACAGGTCACTTTCCCACAACATGGGCTTCCAGTTCCTGACATGGGCAGAGGTTTTCTTCTCATCGGAATCCAACAGGTTGGACTGTTTTGTTTCGCTCCATTATGCGTTGGAAGAATACAAGGCAGATGCATCCATCAAGAACATAACATCCACTGGGTTCAATTCAAAGCTCAAGCTATTTGCCCAGCTAAAAAAATGGAACCTGAATCCCAAAAGCGTACAGAACAATGATGGAAGGGTACTGAAGACCTGGAATGAACTGAAATATGACGGAAGGAACAAGGAGTGGGTAAAATCGGACCGCAAGAAACGCAATCCATGTTCTATTTGCAAACTGATGATTCCATGA
- a CDS encoding GIY-YIG nuclease family protein: protein MVKDAKGDLIYIGESSDIYGRYTTHGKTTYFSALRRHIGTEILGFELIEKNGNGKKKYFDPSQDIQVNQFLNNCIALFYPIRIGRYEIEEHLIRKYRPLLNRKENK, encoded by the coding sequence TTGGTTAAAGATGCTAAAGGGGATCTAATTTATATTGGAGAAAGTTCAGATATATATGGTAGATATACAACACATGGAAAAACAACTTATTTTTCGGCCCTTAGAAGACACATTGGTACAGAGATACTTGGTTTTGAACTTATTGAAAAGAATGGAAATGGAAAGAAAAAATATTTTGATCCTTCACAGGACATTCAAGTAAACCAATTCTTAAATAATTGTATTGCTCTTTTCTATCCCATCCGAATAGGAAGGTATGAAATTGAAGAACATCTAATAAGAAAATATAGGCCATTGCTAAACAGAAAGGAGAATAAATAA
- a CDS encoding YcbK family protein: MSSRKGLVVAILAAAALNGIKTDGDYLEFSINSKNFQVTENFKLHEFLTKNRSNTFTRINANIIAEVQTLRSIFGSAIGISSSYRSPTYNKSVNGASSSEHILGNALDTYPINGNIKGWKSTVKQFKSSGGTGYYKTFVHIDTGRTRTWNG, encoded by the coding sequence ATGAGCTCTAGAAAAGGTTTGGTCGTGGCCATTCTGGCAGCAGCTGCCCTGAATGGAATCAAAACGGATGGTGATTATTTGGAATTCAGCATTAACTCAAAGAATTTCCAAGTTACAGAGAACTTTAAATTGCACGAGTTCCTGACAAAGAACAGATCAAATACCTTTACCAGGATCAATGCAAATATCATTGCGGAGGTTCAGACCCTGAGGTCTATTTTTGGTTCAGCAATTGGTATATCTTCCAGTTACCGATCTCCGACCTATAATAAGTCCGTAAACGGAGCAAGCTCCAGCGAGCACATTTTGGGAAATGCCCTCGACACATACCCCATCAATGGAAACATAAAAGGCTGGAAGTCTACCGTTAAACAGTTCAAATCATCCGGAGGAACCGGTTATTATAAAACATTTGTTCACATTGACACGGGCAGGACAAGAACCTGGAACGGATAG
- a CDS encoding ApeA N-terminal domain 1-containing protein, with product MYENEFCECTFSNLLEKKFTGLLSFGESKDGKLIIKSKEAISEFSFLSKNNLEYIYGRTSNGKLFTIINPFNSSSTIDSEARYTFIFSDIIIGKAINNIKDLEIKKVEFKLNGIDFWIRNSGFELKNDTIKTFDLEYKIPESINIFKNDELEIDVNYNINRNFNASPKTITFNEYKTFSISFIKPVTITKAKSIIFRFCALINLVTYMFDQPNEIRIAEDGKFNMTLFDLNKNQIKIKGGVYNFLLNFSKFQLISQVTISNWLTNYSRDEHIIQILLSFFNNNGINQIGSFLEICKGLESFNATYHNQPIRSASEFKHLKESIKEKLDFEEYSLIENSLIFANNPNLYVRLKILYDIYNGKLFTKLGLSYDFFDLIKNTRNYYTHFSKKNKIIPLNNLHHTSIKGHFALTFMYLCILGFEKEDLESSMLSYFDSNFYFVV from the coding sequence ATGTACGAGAATGAATTTTGTGAATGTACCTTTTCAAATTTATTAGAAAAAAAATTCACTGGCTTATTATCTTTTGGAGAATCAAAGGATGGAAAATTAATTATCAAGAGCAAAGAAGCTATTAGCGAGTTCAGCTTTTTAAGCAAAAATAATTTAGAATATATTTATGGAAGAACCAGCAACGGAAAATTATTTACAATAATAAACCCATTTAATAGTAGTTCTACAATAGATTCTGAAGCAAGATACACTTTCATTTTTTCTGATATAATTATTGGAAAAGCTATTAACAACATTAAGGACCTTGAAATCAAAAAAGTAGAATTTAAATTAAATGGAATTGATTTTTGGATAAGAAATTCAGGGTTTGAACTTAAAAATGATACTATTAAAACCTTTGATCTTGAATACAAAATACCAGAATCAATAAATATATTTAAAAATGATGAATTAGAGATAGATGTTAATTATAACATTAATAGAAACTTTAATGCATCACCTAAAACCATCACCTTCAATGAATATAAAACTTTCTCAATCAGTTTTATAAAACCTGTAACTATTACTAAAGCTAAATCTATTATTTTCCGATTCTGTGCATTAATAAACTTAGTAACCTATATGTTTGATCAGCCAAATGAAATAAGAATTGCTGAAGATGGTAAGTTTAATATGACATTATTTGATTTGAATAAAAATCAAATAAAAATCAAAGGCGGAGTTTATAATTTTCTATTGAATTTTAGTAAATTCCAATTAATATCTCAAGTTACAATTTCAAATTGGTTAACTAATTATTCTAGGGATGAACATATTATTCAGATTTTATTGTCATTCTTTAACAATAATGGAATTAATCAAATCGGTTCTTTTCTGGAAATTTGTAAGGGTCTTGAGAGCTTTAATGCCACATATCATAACCAACCTATTAGAAGTGCCTCAGAATTCAAGCACTTAAAAGAAAGCATAAAGGAAAAGTTAGATTTTGAAGAATATTCATTAATTGAAAATTCCTTGATATTTGCCAACAATCCTAATCTATATGTTAGATTAAAAATACTTTATGATATTTATAATGGTAAATTATTTACAAAATTAGGGTTATCCTATGACTTTTTTGACCTAATCAAGAATACAAGAAATTATTACACCCATTTTTCAAAAAAAAATAAAATAATTCCATTAAATAATCTGCACCACACCTCAATTAAAGGTCATTTTGCATTAACATTTATGTATTTGTGTATCTTAGGATTTGAAAAAGAAGATTTAGAAAGCTCAATGCTTTCTTACTTTGATTCAAATTTTTATTTCGTAGTCTAA